The following are encoded together in the Kribbella sp. CA-293567 genome:
- a CDS encoding FecCD family ABC transporter permease, which produces MDFGRQMLVLRRRGFAVRLEWRSVIICSVLALAVACMAVLALMTGSFQLGPGQVVSALTGGTTGLVHDIVVEWRLPRVAAALVFGAALGVSGAVFQSTLRNPLADPGIIGFSQGSYTGALIVILLVNGTYWQLVGGALIGGIATAVAVYLLAYRRGVQGFRLIIVGIGISAMLGSINTWLILKADLDQAMAAATWGAGSLNGVSWTQVAIGGICIAVLLLLAAMSSRPMRQLELGDDAAAAQGVRVSTARLGLIVLGVALTATVTAASGPIAFISLVAPQIGRRLTRSAGITLAPAALVGALLCLAADYLAQHVAPTPLPVGIVTVMLGGGYLGWLLITEARRRL; this is translated from the coding sequence GTGGACTTCGGACGGCAGATGCTGGTACTGCGGCGGCGGGGGTTCGCAGTACGGCTCGAGTGGCGGTCGGTCATCATCTGCTCGGTCCTCGCGCTGGCGGTCGCCTGTATGGCGGTGCTCGCGCTGATGACCGGCTCGTTCCAGCTCGGTCCCGGACAGGTGGTCTCCGCGCTGACCGGCGGAACGACCGGGCTCGTCCACGACATCGTGGTCGAATGGCGGCTGCCTCGGGTTGCGGCGGCGCTGGTGTTCGGCGCAGCGCTAGGGGTGAGCGGGGCGGTTTTTCAGTCGACGCTGCGCAACCCGCTCGCCGACCCCGGCATCATCGGGTTCTCCCAGGGCTCCTACACCGGCGCGCTGATCGTGATCCTTCTCGTCAACGGCACCTACTGGCAGTTGGTCGGCGGAGCGCTGATCGGCGGAATCGCCACGGCCGTCGCCGTGTACCTGCTCGCCTACCGGCGCGGCGTCCAGGGGTTCCGCCTGATCATCGTCGGCATCGGCATCTCGGCGATGCTCGGCTCGATCAACACCTGGCTGATCCTCAAAGCCGACCTGGATCAGGCGATGGCCGCGGCCACCTGGGGTGCCGGGTCACTCAACGGCGTCTCCTGGACCCAGGTCGCCATCGGCGGCATCTGCATCGCCGTACTCCTGCTCCTGGCGGCGATGTCGAGCCGGCCGATGCGGCAGCTGGAGCTGGGCGACGATGCGGCCGCCGCCCAGGGAGTGCGGGTCTCGACGGCTCGTCTCGGGCTGATCGTGCTGGGGGTTGCGTTGACGGCGACGGTCACCGCCGCGTCGGGGCCGATCGCGTTCATCTCCCTGGTCGCGCCGCAGATCGGACGCCGGCTCACCCGCAGCGCGGGGATCACCCTCGCGCCCGCCGCCCTGGTCGGCGCGCTGCTCTGTCTGGCGGCGGACTACCTCGCCCAGCACGTCGCCCCAACCCCGTTGCCGGTCGGCATCGTCACCGTCATGCTCGGCGGTGGGTACCTCGGCTGGCTGCTGATCACCGAAGCCAGGAGACGCCTGTGA
- a CDS encoding ABC transporter ATP-binding protein, whose amino-acid sequence MTTHISTDGLTTAEDAPSSARPPNSSRLQVEAATIGYDKRVISRELSVAIPDESFTVIVGPNACGKSTLLRGLSRLLKPSAGQVVLDGADINSFKTKEVARRVGLLPQTSIAPDGITVGDLVARGRYPHQGFARQWTEADEQAVLRAMDQTAVTELSSRLVDELSGGQRQRVWVAMALAQHTDIMLLDEPTTFLDITHQIELMELFTDLHHVGHTLVAVLHDLNQAARYGTHLIAMKAGRVVAEGPPAEIVTADLVHEVFGLRCLVVPDPVAGTPSVVPLGRERPAVARPTEPK is encoded by the coding sequence GTGACCACCCACATCAGCACCGACGGTCTGACGACAGCGGAGGATGCACCCAGCTCCGCTCGGCCTCCGAACAGCTCACGCCTCCAGGTGGAGGCGGCGACGATCGGCTACGACAAACGCGTCATCTCCCGAGAGCTGTCTGTGGCGATCCCCGACGAGTCGTTCACCGTGATCGTGGGTCCGAACGCGTGCGGCAAGTCCACCCTGCTCCGCGGCCTGTCCCGGCTGCTGAAACCGTCAGCCGGGCAGGTCGTTCTCGACGGCGCCGACATCAACTCCTTCAAGACCAAGGAGGTGGCCCGGCGGGTCGGACTGCTGCCGCAGACCTCCATCGCCCCCGACGGCATCACCGTGGGCGACCTGGTGGCCCGGGGCCGGTATCCCCATCAAGGATTCGCCCGGCAGTGGACCGAAGCCGACGAGCAGGCCGTACTGCGGGCGATGGACCAGACCGCGGTGACCGAGCTGTCCAGCCGCCTGGTGGACGAGTTGTCAGGTGGTCAGCGTCAGCGGGTGTGGGTGGCCATGGCACTCGCGCAGCACACCGACATCATGCTGCTCGACGAGCCGACCACCTTCCTCGACATCACCCATCAGATCGAGTTGATGGAACTGTTCACCGACCTGCACCACGTCGGCCACACCCTGGTGGCCGTGCTGCACGACCTGAACCAGGCCGCCCGCTACGGCACCCATCTGATCGCCATGAAGGCGGGCCGCGTCGTCGCCGAAGGCCCGCCCGCCGAGATCGTCACCGCCGACCTCGTGCACGAGGTCTTCGGACTGCGCTGCCTCGTCGTGCCCGATCCGGTCGCCGGCACCCCGTCCGTCGTGCCCTTGGGCCGTGAACGCCCAGCGGTGGCGCGCCCAACCGAACCGAAATGA